In Entomomonas moraniae, one DNA window encodes the following:
- a CDS encoding salicylate synthase: protein MTQPLEVKTWNAEQQKQYLALGYWHRLSLSTELTNWCKQYANNTAIITGDKKITYQALNQQVELLAAGFYQLGVKPKDRVLLQLPNCIGFITSLFALLRLGALPILAMPSQRQQDIHALCELAEPTLYIVPNKFLGTDYQPLVDNITSSFPAIQVIHIDTEQDPEIALASYHSSQPYEVTEAYYLDPAILLLSGGTTGTPKLIPRTHADYCYNARTMAEICQIDGNSVYLNVLPIAHNFSLSCPGLLGVLSKGGSIVLSKTTSFDEAFTLIEQHKVTITAVVPPLAQLWANAREWDDTDISSLQLIQVGGSRLEASIARQIKQAMQCQLQQVFGTAEGLICCTRLDDSDEVIFNTQGRPISPHDQVLIVDEHDQPVVAGATGEMITKGPYTIHGYYRAAEHNKTSFTKDNFYRMGDLVRLTPEGNVIVEGRIKEQINRAGEKIAAAEIEQKLIDHSQIESCAVVAVKDSRLGERTCAFIITDNKQITLTDIRDFLKQQGIALYKLPDQLEHIASWPLTSVGKIDKRRLSIIGEQQMKINQSQNYFEKTINIKNQPLDIAVALINANLNEQYAVYEHNGEWSVGLDKAAQLFVYADKTILHYDGQQQQWNEPEIIDNINAALTTLPIANWRAYGASKFELAHIFHDPDYLTSNDEIVLQLFIPEQEARFTQGQALLRSLSEQGLSQLTAIVENIDKQNYQSNDAKNTFADSETTIRETDAALYKEKVAAAVNEIKTGQYQKIILSRKVPIPADIDLIASYQLGRKNNTPARSFAINFNDLHLIGFSPETVVEVNHQGIVTTQPLAGTRALIKDDPEQSDRLYNELINDTKEIAEHALSVKLAFEELEPVCEQQTVTVPEFMTVSKRGTVQHLASRVKGKLKPNLTAWHAFKSLFPAVTASGIPKREALAAIRQHEASKRGSYSGSVMIVDSNGSLDAALVLRSLYHQNGQVWLQAGAGIIDQSQPERELEETIEKLSCISRYLVIKEQQIMTGTEG from the coding sequence ATGACACAACCATTAGAAGTAAAAACTTGGAATGCTGAACAACAAAAGCAATACCTAGCACTTGGCTATTGGCATAGGCTTTCCCTAAGTACTGAGTTAACTAACTGGTGTAAACAATATGCAAATAATACGGCCATTATAACCGGCGACAAAAAAATCACTTACCAAGCACTTAATCAACAAGTTGAGCTATTAGCCGCTGGCTTTTATCAACTAGGTGTTAAACCAAAAGATCGTGTGTTATTACAACTACCTAACTGCATAGGTTTTATTACAAGTCTGTTTGCTTTGTTGCGTTTAGGCGCGCTGCCTATATTAGCTATGCCCTCTCAGCGGCAACAAGATATTCATGCGCTTTGTGAGTTGGCCGAACCAACACTTTATATTGTTCCTAATAAATTTTTAGGTACTGATTACCAACCATTAGTAGATAATATAACAAGTAGTTTTCCAGCCATTCAGGTCATTCATATAGATACTGAGCAAGATCCTGAAATAGCGTTAGCAAGCTATCATAGCTCTCAACCTTATGAAGTTACTGAAGCCTATTATTTAGATCCCGCTATTCTATTATTATCAGGCGGTACTACGGGTACACCAAAACTTATTCCCCGTACCCATGCCGACTATTGTTATAACGCTCGTACTATGGCGGAAATATGCCAGATAGATGGTAATAGTGTTTACCTTAATGTATTGCCCATTGCCCATAACTTTTCTTTGTCCTGTCCTGGTTTACTAGGTGTTCTTTCAAAAGGTGGCAGTATTGTTTTAAGTAAAACCACTAGCTTTGACGAAGCTTTTACCTTAATAGAACAACATAAAGTAACTATTACTGCTGTTGTACCACCCCTTGCTCAATTATGGGCTAATGCTCGTGAGTGGGATGATACAGATATTTCTAGTTTACAACTTATTCAAGTAGGTGGTTCACGTTTAGAAGCTAGTATCGCTAGACAAATCAAACAGGCTATGCAATGTCAATTGCAACAAGTCTTTGGTACTGCTGAGGGACTAATCTGTTGTACACGGTTAGATGATAGTGACGAAGTTATTTTCAATACTCAAGGCCGTCCTATTTCACCACATGATCAAGTATTAATTGTTGATGAACATGACCAACCTGTTGTAGCTGGTGCAACAGGTGAGATGATTACTAAAGGGCCCTATACCATACATGGCTATTACCGAGCTGCTGAACACAATAAAACTAGTTTTACTAAAGATAATTTTTATCGCATGGGTGATTTGGTCAGACTTACTCCTGAAGGTAATGTTATTGTTGAAGGACGAATCAAAGAACAAATTAATCGCGCAGGTGAAAAGATTGCTGCCGCCGAAATAGAACAAAAATTAATAGACCACTCACAAATAGAAAGTTGTGCAGTAGTGGCTGTAAAAGATAGCCGCTTAGGCGAACGAACATGTGCTTTTATTATTACTGATAATAAACAAATTACTTTAACCGATATTAGAGACTTTCTGAAACAACAGGGAATTGCTCTTTATAAATTACCAGACCAATTAGAACACATTGCTAGTTGGCCACTAACTTCAGTAGGAAAAATAGATAAACGTCGCTTATCTATTATCGGTGAACAACAAATGAAAATTAATCAATCACAAAATTATTTTGAAAAAACCATCAATATCAAAAACCAACCCCTTGATATAGCAGTAGCTCTTATTAACGCTAATCTAAATGAACAATACGCAGTTTATGAACATAATGGTGAATGGTCAGTAGGTTTAGATAAAGCTGCTCAATTATTTGTTTATGCTGATAAAACTATTCTCCACTACGATGGACAGCAACAACAATGGAATGAGCCAGAAATTATTGACAATATTAACGCTGCGCTTACAACATTACCTATTGCAAACTGGCGTGCTTATGGTGCTAGTAAATTTGAATTGGCCCATATTTTTCACGATCCAGATTATCTAACCAGTAATGATGAAATAGTATTACAGCTATTTATTCCTGAGCAAGAAGCAAGATTTACCCAAGGCCAAGCATTATTAAGAAGTCTAAGCGAACAAGGTTTAAGCCAATTAACTGCCATTGTTGAAAATATAGATAAACAAAACTATCAATCTAATGATGCTAAAAATACTTTTGCAGACAGTGAAACTACTATTCGTGAAACTGATGCTGCGCTTTATAAAGAAAAAGTAGCCGCGGCAGTTAATGAAATAAAAACAGGGCAATATCAAAAAATTATCCTTTCCAGAAAAGTACCTATTCCTGCGGATATTGACTTAATTGCTAGCTATCAACTAGGACGAAAAAACAATACCCCTGCTCGCTCATTTGCTATTAATTTTAACGACCTTCACTTAATAGGCTTTAGTCCAGAAACAGTAGTAGAAGTTAACCACCAAGGAATAGTAACTACTCAACCACTAGCTGGTACTAGAGCCTTAATAAAAGATGATCCTGAGCAATCAGATAGACTTTATAACGAATTAATTAACGATACTAAAGAAATTGCTGAACATGCTTTATCAGTAAAACTAGCCTTTGAAGAATTAGAACCTGTATGTGAACAACAAACTGTGACTGTTCCTGAATTTATGACAGTTTCCAAACGAGGCACTGTACAGCATTTAGCCTCCCGCGTTAAGGGTAAATTAAAACCTAACTTAACCGCGTGGCATGCTTTTAAATCATTATTCCCGGCAGTTACTGCTTCTGGTATACCAAAGCGTGAAGCACTGGCTGCTATTCGCCAACACGAAGCTTCTAAGCGTGGATCTTATAGTGGTAGTGTAATGATTGTAGATAGTAATGGTAGCTTAGATGCAGCCTTGGTACTCCGTAGTCTCTATCATCAAAATGGTCAAGTTTGGCTACAAGCAGGTGCTGGCATTATCGACCAATCACAACCAGAACGCGAACTTGAAGAAACCATAGAAAAATTAAGCTGTATTTCACGCTATTTAGTGATCAAGGAGCAACAAATAATGACAGGGACGGAGGGTTAA